One Aquarana catesbeiana isolate 2022-GZ linkage group LG11, ASM4218655v1, whole genome shotgun sequence genomic window carries:
- the LOC141112811 gene encoding NAD(P)H dehydrogenase [quinone] 1-like: MAGKTALIVLAHQERTSFNYAMKEAAVSALKKKGWKVIESDLYALKFNPVSSRDDITGTPKDPKHFKYGAETAAAFKEGRLAKDIIEEQKKIEKADLIIFQFPLYWFGMPAIMKGWFERVFLLGFAYSFQTMYSEGPFKNKKALLSFTTGGAQSMTTTSGLNGDINVSLWPLQNGILNFCGFKVLEPQISYGVAHVPQEARVEILKSWEKRLETIWDEKPIKFLPLQDFEGFSGGFSLKKEVEESLRESKYAPTVGQNLGKPLPPDSQVKA, translated from the exons ATGGCTG GTAAAACGGCGCTGATTGTTTTAGCTCACCAGGAGCGCACATCTTTTAATTATGCCATGAAGGAGGCAGCAGTGAGCGCTCTGAAGAAGAAAGGATGGAAAGTGATCGAGTCTGACCTCTATGCCTTGAAATTTAATCCTGTGTCATCACGGGATGATATTACAG GTACACCCAAGGATCCAAAACATTTCAAATACGGAGCAGAGACTGCAGCAGCATTTAAGGAAGGCCGCCTTGCCAAAGACATCATTGAAGAACAGAAAAAGATTGAAAAGGCCGACCTTATCATTTTCCAG TTTCCCCTGTATTGGTTTGGGATGCCCGCTATAATGAAAGGATGGTTTGAGCGAGTTTTCCTTTTGGGTTTTGCCTACAGTTTTCAGACCATGTACTCTGAAGGACCATTCAAG AATAAGAAAGCGTTGCTTTCATTCACAACTGGAGGGGCCCAATCAATGACCACAACTTCAGGGTTGAATGGAGACATAAATGTCAGTCTATGGCCACTCCAG AACGGTATTCTGAATTTCTGTGGCTTTAAAGTCCTGGAGCCCCAAATCTCATACGGCGTGGCTCACGTGCCCCAGGAGGCCCGTGTGGAGATACTGAAGAGCTGGGAGAAGCGGCTGGAGACTATCTGGGATGAAAAGCCCATCAAATTCCTTCCACTTCAAGACTTTGAAGGCTTTTCTGGTGGATTTTCACTGAAGAAAGAAGTGGAGGAGTCGCTGAGGGAATCCAAGTATGCTCCAACGGTGGGGCAGAACCTGGGGAAGCCTCTACCGCCTGACAGCCAGGTGAAAGCATAA